Proteins co-encoded in one Myxococcus xanthus genomic window:
- a CDS encoding polyketide synthase has product MAPVVTLHEVEEGVAQITLVDRENKNMFSEQLVRELITVFGKVNGNERYRAVVLTGYDTYFALGGTKAGLLSICDGIGSFNVTNFYSLALECDIPVISAMQGHGVGGGFAMGLFADFVVLSRESVYTTNFMRYGFTPGMGATYIVPKRLGYSLGHELLLNARNYRGADLEKRGVPFPVLPRKEVLPHAYEIARDLAAKPRLSLVTLKRHLVRDIRRELPDVIERELEMHGITFHHDDVRRRIEQLFL; this is encoded by the coding sequence ATGGCGCCGGTGGTCACGCTCCATGAGGTGGAGGAGGGGGTGGCGCAGATCACCCTGGTGGATCGCGAGAACAAGAACATGTTCAGCGAGCAGCTCGTGCGCGAGCTCATCACCGTGTTCGGCAAGGTGAATGGAAACGAGCGCTACCGCGCGGTGGTGCTCACCGGCTACGACACCTACTTCGCGCTCGGCGGGACCAAGGCCGGCCTGCTGTCCATCTGCGACGGCATCGGCTCCTTCAACGTCACCAACTTCTACAGCCTCGCGCTGGAGTGCGACATCCCGGTGATTTCCGCCATGCAGGGACATGGCGTAGGCGGCGGGTTCGCGATGGGGCTGTTCGCGGACTTCGTGGTCCTGAGCCGGGAGAGCGTCTACACGACGAACTTCATGCGCTACGGCTTCACGCCGGGGATGGGCGCCACGTACATCGTGCCGAAGCGGCTGGGGTACTCGCTCGGGCATGAGCTCCTGCTCAACGCCAGGAACTACCGCGGCGCCGACCTGGAGAAGCGGGGCGTGCCTTTTCCGGTGTTGCCGCGCAAGGAAGTCTTGCCCCACGCCTACGAGATTGCGAGGGACCTGGCCGCGAAACCTCGGCTGTCGCTCGTGACGCTCAAGCGGCACCTGGTTCGCGACATCCGCCGAGAGCTTCCGGACGTCATCGAGCGTGAGCTGGAGATGCACGGCATCACCTTCCATCACGACGACGTGAGGAGGCGCATCGAGCAGCTGTTCCTCTGA
- a CDS encoding enoyl-CoA hydratase/isomerase — MQAASPPHRDYQTLRVRFEAQTCFLQLHRPDADNTISRTLIDECQQVLTLCEEHATTVVLEGLPHVFCMGADFRAIHDRVDDGRREQGNAEQLYRLWLQLATGPYVTVAHVQGKANAGGLGFVAACDIVLAKAEVQFSLSELLFGLFPACVMPFLARRIGIQRAHYLTLMTRPIDAAQALSWGLADAVDADSEKLLRLHLRRLRCLSKPAVTQYKKYASELGGQLLAAMPRAISANEAMFSDRATLEAIHRYVETGRLPWES, encoded by the coding sequence ATGCAAGCCGCTTCCCCTCCGCACCGCGACTACCAGACGCTCCGGGTCCGCTTCGAGGCGCAGACCTGTTTTCTCCAGCTCCACCGGCCGGATGCGGACAACACCATCAGCCGCACGCTGATTGACGAGTGCCAGCAGGTGCTCACGTTATGTGAGGAGCACGCCACCACGGTGGTGCTCGAAGGCCTGCCACACGTGTTCTGCATGGGCGCGGATTTTCGAGCCATCCACGACCGGGTCGACGACGGCCGCCGGGAGCAAGGCAACGCGGAGCAGCTGTACCGGCTGTGGCTGCAACTGGCGACAGGCCCCTACGTGACGGTCGCCCATGTGCAGGGCAAGGCCAACGCGGGCGGCCTGGGCTTCGTCGCCGCGTGCGACATCGTGCTGGCAAAGGCGGAGGTCCAGTTCAGTCTCTCCGAGCTGCTGTTCGGGCTGTTCCCCGCCTGCGTGATGCCGTTCCTCGCCCGGCGAATCGGCATCCAGCGGGCGCACTACCTGACGCTGATGACGCGGCCCATCGACGCGGCCCAGGCGCTGAGCTGGGGGTTGGCGGACGCGGTGGACGCCGATAGCGAGAAGCTGTTGCGGCTCCACTTGCGCAGGCTGCGGTGCCTGTCGAAGCCAGCGGTGACCCAGTACAAGAAGTACGCCTCCGAGCTGGGCGGCCAGCTGCTCGCGGCCATGCCCCGGGCCATCTCCGCCAATGAGGCGATGTTCTCCGACCGCGCCACGCTGGAAGCCATCCATCGCTACGTGGAGACAGGCCGACTCCCATGGGAATCATGA
- a CDS encoding beta-ketoacyl synthase N-terminal-like domain-containing protein, whose translation MSTSPVQELVVSGFGVTSAIGQGAASFTSALLEGAARFRVMERPGRQHQANGQTTAHLGAEIASLAVPEGVTPQLWRSATFSGQAALVTVHEAWNAARLQAVPGHRIGLVVGGTNVQQRDLVLMQDAYRERVPFLRAAYGSTFMDTDLVGLCTQQFAIHGMSFTVGGASASGLLAVIQAAEAVLSRRVDVCIAVGALMDVSYWECQGLRAMGAMGTDRFAREPERACRPFDRESDGFIFGEACGAVVVESAEHARRRGVTPRGILSGWAMQLDASRGPLSSIEGESQVIGAALRHADLAPERVDYVNPHGSGSRQGDAIELGALKACGLTHARVNTTKSITGHGLSSAGAVGLIATLVQLEQGRLHPSLNLVDPIDSSFRWVGATAEAQSLQNALVLAYGFGGINTAVAVRRSATES comes from the coding sequence ATGTCCACCTCACCTGTGCAGGAGCTGGTTGTCTCGGGGTTCGGGGTCACCTCCGCCATTGGCCAGGGGGCCGCGTCCTTCACCTCGGCGCTGCTGGAGGGCGCGGCACGGTTCCGGGTGATGGAGCGGCCGGGCCGTCAGCATCAGGCCAACGGGCAGACGACGGCCCACCTGGGGGCGGAAATCGCCTCGCTGGCCGTGCCCGAAGGCGTCACCCCACAACTGTGGCGCTCGGCCACGTTTTCGGGGCAGGCCGCACTGGTGACCGTCCACGAGGCCTGGAACGCGGCGCGCCTCCAGGCCGTCCCCGGACACCGGATTGGATTGGTGGTGGGGGGCACCAACGTGCAGCAGCGCGACCTGGTGCTGATGCAAGACGCCTATCGCGAGCGGGTGCCCTTTCTGCGGGCGGCCTACGGGTCGACCTTCATGGACACCGACCTCGTGGGCCTCTGCACGCAGCAGTTCGCCATCCACGGGATGTCCTTCACGGTGGGAGGCGCATCGGCCAGTGGCCTGCTGGCGGTCATCCAGGCCGCGGAGGCGGTGCTCTCAAGAAGGGTGGACGTTTGCATCGCCGTGGGGGCGCTGATGGACGTCTCCTACTGGGAATGCCAGGGCCTGCGGGCCATGGGCGCGATGGGCACCGACCGGTTCGCGCGGGAGCCGGAGCGTGCCTGCCGGCCCTTCGACCGGGAGAGTGATGGCTTCATCTTTGGAGAGGCGTGCGGCGCCGTGGTGGTTGAGTCTGCGGAGCACGCTCGGCGACGCGGGGTGACTCCTCGCGGCATCCTGTCGGGCTGGGCCATGCAGTTGGACGCGAGCCGCGGCCCGTTGTCGTCCATCGAAGGGGAGTCGCAGGTGATTGGGGCTGCGCTGCGGCACGCGGACCTCGCGCCGGAGCGGGTGGACTACGTGAATCCTCACGGCAGCGGTTCGCGTCAGGGGGATGCCATCGAGCTGGGGGCCTTGAAGGCGTGCGGCCTGACGCACGCCCGGGTCAACACCACGAAGTCCATCACCGGGCATGGCCTGTCCTCGGCGGGTGCCGTGGGGCTCATCGCCACGCTGGTCCAGTTGGAGCAGGGCCGGCTGCACCCGTCCTTGAACCTGGTGGACCCGATTGATTCATCGTTCCGCTGGGTGGGGGCCACCGCGGAGGCCCAGTCCCTCCAGAACGCGCTGGTGCTCGCCTACGGCTTCGGCGGCATCAACACCGCTGTCGCCGTGCGCCGGAGCGCCACGGAGAGCTGA
- the fabD gene encoding ACP S-malonyltransferase, with the protein MVDSVSKQARRKVFLFSGQGTQSYFMAKELFDTQTGFKRQLLELDEQFKQRLGHSILERIYDARAARLDPLDDVLVSFPAIFMIEHALARLLIDRGIQPDAVVGASMGEVAAAAIAGAISVDAAVALVAAQAQLFARTAPRGGMLAVLHELEACRGFTSVARDGEVAAINYPSNFVLAADEAGLGRIQQELSQRSVAFHRLPVRYPFHSSHLDPLREEYRSRVRADSLTWPRIPMYSCTTANRVHDLRSDHFWNVVRAPIQLYDTVLQLEGQGGCDFIDVGPAASFATIIKRILARDSTSRLFPLLSPFSRIDRELDGVTRSCAMTEAPAPRAPAQVPPPPSSPWALHTRGAASAPVNARKAALFPGQGSQERGMGAALFDEFPDLTDIADAILGYSIKRLCLEDPGKELAQTQFTQPALYVVNALSYLKRLREGAEQPAFVAGHSLGEYNALLVAGAFDFETGLRLVKRRGELMSGASGGTMAAVVGCDAVAVEQVLRDRQLTSLDIANINSPDQIVVSGPAQDIERARQCFVDRGARYVPLNVRAPFHSRYMQPAASEFERFLSQFQYAPLRCVVISNVTGRPYAHDNVVQGLALQLRSPVQWTATVRYLLEQGVEDFEELGPGRVLTRLITANKRGAPAPATAAPAKWANA; encoded by the coding sequence ATGGTCGATTCAGTGTCGAAACAGGCACGGCGGAAGGTGTTTCTTTTTTCCGGCCAGGGCACCCAGTCGTACTTCATGGCCAAGGAGCTGTTTGACACCCAGACGGGGTTCAAGCGGCAGCTGCTGGAGCTGGACGAGCAATTCAAGCAGCGGCTGGGGCACTCGATTCTCGAGCGAATCTATGACGCGCGCGCCGCGCGGTTGGATCCGCTCGACGATGTCCTGGTGTCCTTTCCCGCCATCTTCATGATTGAGCATGCGCTGGCGCGGCTGCTCATCGACCGGGGTATCCAGCCGGACGCTGTCGTGGGCGCCAGCATGGGCGAGGTGGCGGCGGCGGCGATTGCGGGCGCAATCTCAGTGGACGCGGCCGTGGCCCTGGTGGCGGCGCAGGCCCAGCTCTTTGCCCGTACGGCGCCGCGGGGCGGCATGCTCGCGGTGCTTCACGAACTGGAAGCCTGCCGGGGCTTCACGTCCGTCGCGCGGGATGGCGAGGTTGCAGCCATCAACTACCCGTCGAACTTCGTCCTTGCGGCGGATGAGGCGGGCCTGGGACGGATTCAGCAGGAACTCTCCCAACGCTCGGTGGCGTTCCACCGGTTGCCGGTGCGCTACCCCTTTCATTCCTCGCACCTGGACCCGCTGAGGGAGGAGTACCGAAGCCGCGTCCGCGCGGATTCGCTGACGTGGCCGCGAATCCCCATGTACTCGTGCACCACCGCGAACCGGGTGCACGACCTGCGCAGCGACCACTTCTGGAACGTGGTCCGCGCGCCCATCCAGCTGTACGACACCGTCCTGCAACTGGAGGGGCAGGGCGGCTGCGACTTCATCGACGTCGGCCCCGCCGCGTCCTTCGCGACCATCATCAAGCGCATCCTCGCGCGGGACTCCACGTCACGGCTCTTCCCGTTGCTCAGCCCCTTCTCCCGCATCGACCGGGAGCTCGATGGGGTGACGCGGAGCTGCGCGATGACGGAGGCGCCCGCACCCAGGGCGCCTGCGCAGGTGCCGCCGCCGCCGAGCTCGCCCTGGGCGCTGCACACCCGAGGAGCGGCGAGCGCGCCGGTGAATGCCCGCAAGGCCGCGCTCTTCCCGGGGCAGGGCTCGCAGGAGCGCGGCATGGGGGCCGCGCTCTTCGACGAGTTCCCGGACCTGACGGACATCGCCGACGCCATCCTGGGGTATTCCATCAAGCGTCTCTGTTTGGAGGACCCAGGCAAGGAGCTGGCGCAGACGCAGTTCACCCAGCCGGCGTTGTACGTGGTGAACGCGCTCAGCTACCTGAAGCGGCTGCGTGAAGGAGCGGAGCAGCCGGCCTTCGTCGCGGGCCACAGCCTGGGCGAGTACAACGCGCTGCTGGTCGCGGGGGCCTTCGACTTCGAGACGGGACTGCGGCTGGTGAAGCGGCGGGGCGAACTCATGAGCGGCGCGTCCGGAGGGACCATGGCCGCGGTGGTGGGCTGTGATGCCGTGGCCGTGGAACAGGTCCTTCGAGACCGTCAGCTGACCAGTCTGGATATCGCCAACATCAACTCGCCCGACCAGATTGTGGTCTCCGGACCGGCGCAGGACATCGAGCGGGCACGGCAGTGTTTCGTGGACCGTGGCGCGCGGTACGTTCCGCTCAACGTGCGAGCGCCGTTTCACTCGCGCTACATGCAGCCGGCCGCCAGCGAGTTCGAGCGCTTCCTGTCTCAGTTCCAGTACGCGCCGCTCCGGTGCGTGGTCATCTCCAACGTCACGGGCCGACCTTACGCTCATGACAACGTGGTGCAGGGGCTGGCTCTGCAACTGCGCAGCCCGGTGCAGTGGACGGCCACCGTCCGCTACCTCCTGGAACAGGGCGTGGAGGACTTCGAGGAGCTGGGCCCCGGCCGCGTGCTGACCCGCCTCATCACCGCGAACAAGCGGGGCGCCCCCGCACCGGCCACCGCCGCGCCCGCGAAGTGGGCGAATGCCTGA
- a CDS encoding cytochrome P450, translating into MPGIAQLMMLFLRPTEFLDRCAARYGDTFTLKIPGTPPFIQTSDPALIEVIFKGDPDLFLGGKANNGLKPVVGENSLLVLDGKRHRRDRKLIMPTFLGERMHAYGSVIRDIVNAALDRWPVGKPFAVHEETQQIMLEVILRVIFGLEDARTIAQFRHHVHQVLKLALFLFPNGEGKPAAEGFARAVGKAFPSLDVFASLKAIDDIIYQEIQDRRSQDISGRQDVLSLMMQSHYDDGSVMTPQELRDELMTLLMAGHETSATIAAWCVYHLCRHPDAMGKLREEIAAHTVDGVLPLAKINELKFLDAVVKETMRITPVFSLVARVLKEPQTIGGTTYPANVVLSPNIYGTHHRADLWGDPKVFRPERFLEERVNPFHYFPFGGGIRKCIGTSFAYYEMKIFVSETVRRMRFDTRPGYHAKVVRRSNTLAPSQGVPIIVESRLPS; encoded by the coding sequence ATGCCCGGCATCGCGCAGTTGATGATGTTGTTCCTGCGGCCCACGGAGTTCCTGGACCGCTGCGCCGCCCGGTACGGTGACACCTTCACCCTCAAGATTCCGGGGACGCCGCCGTTCATCCAGACCAGCGATCCCGCCTTGATCGAGGTCATCTTCAAGGGTGACCCGGACCTCTTCCTCGGAGGGAAGGCGAACAACGGGTTGAAGCCGGTGGTGGGTGAGAACTCGCTGCTGGTGTTGGACGGGAAGCGGCACCGGCGTGATCGCAAGCTCATCATGCCCACCTTCCTGGGTGAACGGATGCATGCGTATGGCTCGGTCATCCGGGACATCGTCAATGCGGCGCTTGACCGGTGGCCCGTCGGGAAGCCGTTCGCGGTCCATGAAGAGACGCAGCAGATCATGCTGGAGGTGATTCTCCGGGTGATTTTCGGCCTGGAGGACGCCCGGACCATTGCCCAGTTCCGGCACCACGTGCACCAGGTGCTCAAGCTGGCCCTGTTCCTGTTCCCGAACGGGGAGGGCAAGCCCGCCGCCGAGGGCTTCGCGCGGGCCGTGGGCAAGGCGTTTCCCTCCCTGGACGTGTTCGCGTCGCTGAAGGCGATTGACGACATCATCTACCAGGAGATTCAGGACCGCCGGAGCCAGGACATCAGCGGGCGGCAGGACGTGCTCTCGCTGATGATGCAGTCGCACTACGACGACGGCTCCGTGATGACGCCCCAGGAGCTGCGCGACGAGCTGATGACGCTGCTGATGGCGGGCCACGAGACGAGCGCGACCATCGCCGCGTGGTGCGTCTACCACCTCTGCCGTCACCCGGATGCGATGGGCAAGCTGCGTGAGGAGATCGCGGCCCACACGGTGGACGGCGTGCTGCCGCTGGCGAAGATCAACGAGCTGAAGTTCCTGGATGCCGTGGTCAAGGAGACGATGCGCATCACGCCCGTCTTCAGCCTGGTGGCTCGCGTGCTCAAGGAGCCACAGACCATTGGCGGAACGACGTACCCGGCGAACGTGGTGCTGTCGCCCAACATCTACGGCACGCACCATCGCGCGGACCTGTGGGGAGACCCGAAGGTCTTTCGGCCAGAGCGTTTCCTGGAGGAGCGGGTGAATCCGTTCCACTACTTCCCCTTCGGAGGGGGCATCCGGAAGTGCATCGGGACGAGCTTCGCCTACTACGAGATGAAGATCTTCGTCTCGGAGACGGTGCGCCGCATGCGCTTCGATACCAGGCCCGGCTACCACGCGAAGGTGGTGCGCCGGAGCAACACGCTGGCGCCGTCTCAGGGCGTGCCCATCATCGTCGAGTCGCGGCTGCCGAGCTGA
- the lspA gene encoding signal peptidase II: MNTPSLTNWPARLGYLLAVGGAWFAADQVTKQMARDGAKRPVAVFDSWWHFHYVENRAGAFGLFSSFGEEWRMPFFYVVGAICIVLLIGYYFYTPPTMKLQRWSLATMIGGALGNYVDRVRLRYVVDFVSWHVGDRFYWPSFNIADTAVVVGAALMILESFREPRQQLSPG, translated from the coding sequence ATGAACACTCCTTCCTTGACGAACTGGCCTGCCCGCCTGGGCTATCTCCTTGCCGTTGGCGGCGCATGGTTCGCGGCCGATCAAGTCACCAAACAGATGGCGCGCGACGGGGCGAAAAGGCCCGTCGCGGTCTTCGATAGCTGGTGGCACTTCCACTACGTGGAGAACCGAGCGGGTGCGTTCGGTCTGTTCTCCAGCTTCGGCGAAGAGTGGCGCATGCCTTTCTTCTACGTCGTGGGCGCCATCTGCATCGTGTTGCTGATTGGCTACTACTTCTACACGCCGCCGACGATGAAGCTCCAGCGCTGGTCGCTGGCGACGATGATTGGCGGCGCGTTGGGCAACTACGTGGACCGGGTGCGCCTGCGCTACGTGGTGGATTTCGTGTCATGGCACGTGGGGGACCGCTTCTATTGGCCCTCCTTCAACATCGCGGACACAGCGGTAGTCGTAGGGGCCGCCCTGATGATCCTGGAGTCGTTCCGCGAGCCGCGTCAGCAGTTGTCTCCCGGATAG
- a CDS encoding hydroxymethylglutaryl-CoA synthase family protein, giving the protein MAERVPGGVGIEAINAYGGAASIPVLDLFRGRRLDPERFSNLMMQERGVALPFEDPVTNAVNAARPILDAMSPEARERIELLVTSSESGVDFSKSISSYAHEHLGLSRHCRFLEVKQACYAATGALQLALGYIASGVSPGAKALVIATDVTLVDESGLYSEPAMGTGGVAVLLGDEPRVMKMDLGAFGNYSYDVFDTARPSPEIDIGDVDRSLFTYLDCLKHSFAAYGRRVDGVDFVSTFDYLAMHTPFAGLVKAGHRKMMRELTPCDVDEIEADFGRRVKPSLQYPSLVGNLCSGSVYLSLCSIIDTIKPERSARVGMFSYGSGCSSEFFSGVIGPESVSALAGLDIGGHLRGRRQLTFDQYVELLKENLRCLVPTKNRDVDVERYLPLVTRTASRPRMLALRRVVDYHRQYEWV; this is encoded by the coding sequence GTGGCTGAGCGGGTTCCCGGCGGAGTCGGCATCGAGGCCATCAACGCCTACGGCGGCGCCGCCTCCATTCCGGTGTTGGACTTGTTCCGGGGCCGGCGGCTGGACCCCGAGCGATTCTCCAACCTGATGATGCAGGAGCGCGGCGTCGCGCTGCCGTTCGAGGACCCCGTCACCAACGCGGTCAATGCGGCGCGGCCCATCCTGGACGCGATGTCGCCCGAGGCCCGGGAGCGCATCGAGCTCCTGGTCACCTCGAGCGAGTCCGGCGTGGACTTCAGCAAGTCCATCTCCTCGTATGCGCACGAGCACCTGGGGCTGAGCCGCCACTGCCGGTTCCTGGAGGTGAAGCAGGCGTGTTACGCCGCCACCGGAGCGCTCCAGCTAGCGCTGGGCTACATCGCGTCGGGCGTGTCACCGGGGGCCAAGGCCCTGGTGATTGCCACGGACGTGACGCTGGTGGACGAGAGCGGTCTGTACTCCGAGCCGGCGATGGGCACCGGCGGCGTCGCCGTGCTGCTGGGCGACGAGCCGCGCGTGATGAAGATGGACCTGGGAGCGTTCGGCAACTACAGCTACGACGTCTTCGACACCGCGCGGCCCTCGCCGGAGATTGATATCGGCGACGTGGACCGGTCGCTCTTCACGTACCTGGACTGCCTCAAGCACAGCTTCGCCGCGTATGGCCGCCGGGTGGACGGTGTCGACTTCGTGTCGACGTTCGACTACCTGGCGATGCACACGCCGTTCGCCGGACTGGTGAAGGCCGGGCACCGCAAGATGATGCGCGAGCTCACCCCGTGCGACGTGGACGAAATCGAAGCGGACTTCGGCCGGCGCGTGAAGCCGTCACTGCAGTACCCGAGTCTGGTCGGGAACCTGTGCTCCGGCTCCGTGTACCTGAGCCTGTGCAGCATCATCGACACCATCAAGCCCGAGCGGTCCGCTCGGGTGGGAATGTTCTCCTATGGGTCGGGTTGCTCGTCGGAGTTCTTCAGCGGCGTCATCGGCCCGGAGTCCGTGTCCGCGCTAGCTGGGTTGGACATCGGTGGCCACCTCCGGGGGCGCCGCCAGCTCACGTTCGACCAATATGTCGAATTGCTGAAAGAGAACCTTCGCTGTCTGGTTCCAACGAAGAACCGGGACGTGGACGTGGAGCGCTACCTCCCGCTGGTGACGCGGACGGCGAGCCGCCCGCGCATGCTCGCCTTGCGAAGGGTCGTGGACTATCATCGTCAGTACGAGTGGGTGTAG
- a CDS encoding phosphopantetheine-binding protein yields MHQSIVRVLPRVRSNEIAGHLNLRELGADSVDRVEILTSILDSLRLQKTPLAKFADIRNIDALVAFLAGEVAGG; encoded by the coding sequence GTGCACCAGTCCATCGTGCGCGTCCTGCCCCGCGTGCGCTCCAACGAGATTGCGGGCCACTTGAACCTCCGCGAGCTGGGCGCGGACTCCGTGGACCGGGTCGAGATTCTCACGTCCATCCTGGACAGCCTGCGGCTGCAGAAGACGCCACTGGCGAAGTTCGCCGACATCCGCAACATCGACGCGCTGGTGGCGTTCCTGGCCGGTGAGGTCGCGGGTGGCTGA
- a CDS encoding LnmK family bifunctional acyltransferase/decarboxylase, with protein MSSVATAVPLTARDSAVSRRLRITPSMCGQTSLFAGQIGDWAWDTVSRLCGTDVLTATNASGAPTYLAFYYFRIRGTPALHPGALRFGDTLDVTSKAYNFGSESVLTVHRICKTAEGGAPEADAFGHEELYEQPQPGRIYAETFNRWITRSDGKSNESLIKSSPVGFQYAHLPLLPDEYSPRRAYGDARARGTFHDVDSAEYRLTVDRFPLRYAVDVIRDVNGVGLIYFASYFSMVDWAIWQLARHQGRSEQAFLSRVVLDQQLCFLGNAALDTTFDIDVQHWERVGGGEELFNVKMREGAQGRDIAVATVKVRFDAASEGGRRG; from the coding sequence ATGTCCAGCGTAGCGACGGCCGTCCCCCTGACGGCCCGTGACAGCGCGGTGAGCCGCCGGCTGCGAATCACCCCCAGCATGTGCGGCCAGACGTCCTTGTTCGCCGGGCAGATTGGCGACTGGGCATGGGACACCGTCAGCCGCCTGTGTGGCACGGACGTGCTGACCGCGACCAACGCCTCAGGCGCGCCCACCTACCTGGCCTTCTATTACTTCCGCATCCGGGGCACGCCCGCGCTGCATCCCGGCGCGCTGCGCTTCGGCGACACGCTGGACGTCACGTCGAAGGCGTACAACTTCGGCAGCGAATCCGTCCTGACGGTGCACCGCATCTGCAAGACGGCGGAGGGCGGCGCTCCGGAGGCGGATGCCTTCGGCCATGAAGAGCTGTACGAGCAGCCCCAGCCAGGCCGCATCTACGCGGAGACCTTCAACCGGTGGATCACGCGCTCGGACGGCAAGTCGAACGAGAGCCTGATCAAGTCCTCGCCCGTGGGGTTCCAGTACGCACACCTGCCGCTCTTGCCGGACGAATACTCGCCGCGGCGGGCCTATGGGGACGCGCGGGCGCGGGGCACCTTTCACGATGTGGACTCCGCGGAGTACCGGCTGACCGTGGACCGCTTCCCGCTGCGCTACGCGGTGGACGTCATCCGGGACGTCAATGGGGTGGGGCTCATCTACTTCGCGTCGTATTTCTCGATGGTGGACTGGGCCATCTGGCAGCTGGCGAGGCACCAGGGACGCAGCGAGCAGGCCTTCCTGTCGCGCGTGGTGCTGGACCAGCAACTGTGCTTCCTCGGCAACGCGGCGCTGGACACCACCTTCGACATCGACGTGCAGCACTGGGAGCGGGTGGGCGGCGGGGAAGAGCTGTTCAACGTGAAGATGCGCGAGGGCGCGCAGGGCCGGGACATCGCCGTGGCGACGGTCAAGGTGCGCTTCGACGCCGCTTCGGAAGGAGGCCGCCGTGGGTGA
- a CDS encoding hydroxymethylglutaryl-CoA synthase family protein yields MGPVGIEAMNAYCGIARLDVLQLATHRGLDTSRFANLLMEEKTVPLPYEDPVTYGVNAARPILDQLTAAERDSIELLVACTESSFDFGKAMSTYLHQHLGLSRNCRLIELKSACYSGVAGLQMAVNFILSGVSPGAKALVVASDLSRFSIAEGGDASTEDWSFAEPSSGAGAVAMLVSDTPRVFRVDVGANGYYGYEVMDTCRPVADSEAGDADLSLLSYLDCCENAFREYTRRVPAANYAESFGYLAFHTPFGGMVKGAHRTMMRKFSGKNRGDIEADFQRRVAPGLTYCQRVGNIMGATMALSLLGTIDHGDFATAKRIGCFSYGSGCSSEFFSGVVTEEGQQRQRALGLGEALGRRQQLSMPDYDALLKGNGLVRFGTRNAELDFGVVGSIRPGGWGRPLLFLSAIRDFHRDYQWIS; encoded by the coding sequence ATGGGGCCGGTCGGGATTGAAGCCATGAATGCCTACTGTGGCATCGCCAGGTTGGATGTGTTGCAGCTGGCGACCCACCGTGGCCTGGACACCTCCCGCTTCGCGAACCTGCTCATGGAGGAGAAGACCGTCCCGCTCCCCTATGAGGACCCTGTCACCTACGGCGTGAATGCCGCCCGGCCCATCCTGGACCAGTTGACCGCGGCGGAACGGGACAGCATCGAGCTGCTGGTGGCTTGCACGGAGTCCTCGTTCGACTTCGGCAAGGCCATGAGCACCTACCTGCACCAGCACCTGGGGCTGAGCCGCAACTGCCGGCTCATCGAGCTCAAGAGCGCCTGCTACTCCGGGGTCGCCGGGCTGCAGATGGCCGTCAACTTCATCCTGTCCGGCGTGTCGCCGGGGGCCAAGGCCCTGGTGGTGGCCTCCGACCTGTCGCGCTTCTCCATCGCCGAAGGGGGAGATGCCTCCACGGAGGACTGGTCCTTCGCGGAGCCGAGCTCGGGTGCGGGCGCGGTGGCCATGCTGGTGAGCGACACGCCCCGGGTGTTCCGCGTCGACGTGGGGGCGAACGGCTACTACGGCTACGAGGTGATGGATACCTGCCGCCCGGTGGCGGACAGCGAAGCGGGAGACGCGGACCTGTCGCTCCTCTCGTACCTGGACTGCTGTGAGAACGCCTTCCGGGAGTACACCCGCCGCGTCCCCGCGGCGAACTACGCGGAGAGCTTCGGCTACCTCGCCTTCCACACGCCGTTTGGCGGCATGGTGAAGGGCGCCCACCGCACGATGATGCGCAAGTTCTCCGGCAAGAACCGCGGGGACATCGAAGCGGACTTCCAGCGGCGAGTGGCCCCCGGGCTGACCTACTGCCAGCGCGTGGGGAACATCATGGGCGCGACGATGGCGCTCTCGCTCCTCGGGACCATCGACCACGGCGACTTCGCCACCGCGAAGCGGATTGGCTGCTTCTCGTATGGCTCGGGGTGCAGCTCGGAGTTCTTCAGCGGCGTGGTGACGGAGGAAGGGCAGCAGCGGCAGCGCGCCCTGGGGCTGGGAGAAGCGCTGGGGCGCCGGCAGCAGCTCTCCATGCCGGATTACGACGCGCTGCTGAAGGGGAACGGCCTGGTGCGCTTCGGGACCCGGAACGCCGAGCTGGATTTCGGTGTCGTCGGCAGCATCCGGCCGGGCGGGTGGGGCAGGCCCTTGCTCTTCTTGTCGGCGATTCGTGACTTCCATCGCGACTACCAATGGATTTCCTAG
- a CDS encoding acyl carrier protein, whose amino-acid sequence MDKRIIFDIVTSSVREVVPELESHPFEPEDDLVGLGANSLDRAEIVNLTLEKLALNIPRVELIDAKTIGGLVDVLHARL is encoded by the coding sequence ATGGACAAGAGAATTATTTTCGACATCGTCACCAGCAGTGTTCGGGAGGTGGTACCCGAACTCGAATCACATCCGTTCGAGCCGGAGGATGACCTGGTCGGACTGGGCGCGAACTCGCTCGACCGCGCCGAAATCGTCAACCTCACGCTGGAGAAGCTGGCGCTCAACATCCCCCGGGTCGAGCTGATTGACGCGAAGACCATTGGCGGGCTGGTGGACGTCCTTCACGCGAGGCTGTGA